The Gloeobacter violaceus PCC 7421 DNA window GGACGAACAGCATCGGGGAGATCGTTTCACAGCAGACGGCCTGCAAAGCCCCGGCGAGCGCTTCGCAGTCAGCCACGCAGTAACGCAAATCCGCCAGGCCAGGGTCGAGGTAACCGTCGACCCCAACCAGCAACATCCAGAAGCGCGACGCTTCACCATTGGGCGAGACACGCAGGGCAAGGGGGGACATGCCTCAATTCCGCCAGTCGCATTTAGCGGACAGAATATTCGATTCCACCAAGAAACGGTGCCTTTGACAGGAAATATTGACAGACCGGATCAGAGCTGGTCGGGATCGACCCCCTGGCTGCGCAGGTAGGAGGCAAGTTGCTCGGCGCGTTGCTGAGCAGCGTCAGCCCGCTGCCCTTCTTGATCAGCCCGTTGTTTTTCTTGCTCCTCGGCCAGCAGTACCAGTTGACCGTCCGGTGTAAAAAAGCGTAGCCAACCTTCATAGACACCCAGGTACAACTCCAATTGCCGACTCCACAACCGGCCGCGCTCGTCGGGGGAAAGTTCCTCATACCGGCCGTCGACAAGATGAAAACCTCGAAATTCAGTGCCCTCCGGGTCGAACCAGAAATAATCGGGCGTGCGAAAAGTGTCCTGGTAGATCTGCTTTTTGAGACCGCGATCAACGGCGGCGGTCGAAGCGGACAGCAACTCGACGATCACATTGGGGTATTTGCCGTCCTCGTGCCAGACAATCCAGCTTCGGCGGTCCCGGCGCTCGGTGCCCAGCACCACAAAAAAGTCGGGACCGCGAAAATCCTCCGATTTGCTCTGGTGTGGGCTGAAGTAAATCGTCAGATTGCCGGTGGCATAAAAATCCTGCCGGGACTGCCACCCGGATTCGAGCGAGCGAATGAGCAGATCCATCTGCTTGCGGTGCCGGTCGCTTTCCATGGGAGGCTCGTCGCTCCATAAATCGGCGGGAGGAAGGGCGATCTCCGCTGGAAAGTCAGTAGGACGAGAAAGATCTGTGGTGGTGAATTCGGGCATAACAATTCGCCTCTCGATGCTTTTGATCTTACCGATTCCCGCTTCGGGGTCGATGCTTCCCAACCAAAGCATTCCCAGGCACACCGAAAAGATATCTCTAAGCGCGACATCCGGGGAAGGCTCCCCACAACCCCGGGCGCGTAAAATCTGGAAAGGCCCGCGCGAGGTAACCTGATGTCCACAACCGTCCCCCCCGAGATCGAGGAGCACACCCGGACGTTGCGCGCGCTTTTGCACCGGTGGGGCTACGCCTATTATGTGCTGGATGCTCCCGAGGTGAGCGACGCCATCTACGACCAGCACTACCGCGAACTGGTCGACCTCGAAAGCCGTTATCCGGAGCTTGTCAGCCCCGATTCACCCACCCGGCGCGTCGGGGAGCGCCCCGCCTCGGCCTTTGTGAGTGTCACCCACCGGGTGCCGATGTTCTCCCTCGAGAACGCCTTCAGCCAGGCGGAACTCGAAAAATGGGGCGAAAGGCTGCTGCGTGCAATCGGCCCGGGTCTGGAGTTTATCTGCGAACTGAAAATCGACGGATCTGCCACTGCCTTGAGTTACGAGGACGGAGTGCTGGTGCGCGGCGCCACCCGCGGCGACGGCGTCGAGGGTGAAGAAATTACCCAGAACCTGCGCACGATCCGGGCGATTCCTCTCAAGCTGCTGGGGGGCGAGGTACCGGCGGTGCTGGAGGTGCGCGGCGAGGCGTTCATACCCCGCGACGAATTTGAGCGCATCAACCAGGAGCGCCAGGCGGCCGGTGAAAAACTGTTCGCCAACCCGCGAAACGCCTGCGCCGGCACCCTCAGACAACTCGATTCGCGGGTGGTGGCCTCGCGCCGCCTGGGCTTTTTTGCCTACACCGCCCACTACGGCCGCGCCGAAAGCCAGTGGGAAGCGCTCGCAGAACTCGAAAGCCACGGCTTTCGGGTCAACCCCCACCGCAGTCTGTGCCGGGATCTGGCCGAGGTGCGGACGTTTTGTGAGCACTGGGAGAACCACCGCCACGAGTTGCCCTACGACACCGACGGCGTGGTGGTCAAAGTCAATGCCTTTGACCATCAGCGGGAGGTGGGTTTCACCAGCAAATTTCCGCGCTGGGCGATTGCCTTCAAGTACCCTGCCGAAGAAAAAAGCACCGTCGTCGAAGCGATTGCCGTCCAGGTCGGGCGCACCGGGGCGCTCACGCCGGTGGCCGAACTGCAGCCGGTGGCGGTGGCAGGGACGACGGTCAGCCGGGCGACCTTGCACAACCAGGATCGTATCGAGTCTCTCGATGTGCGGGTCGGAGACACCGTAATTATTCGCAAGGCGGGCGAGATTATCCCGGAGGTGGTACGGGTGATCGGCGAATTGCGCCCGCCCGAAGCCGTGCCCTACGTTTTTCCCCAGACCTGTCCGGAGTGCGGCACGGCGGTAGTGCGCGCCCCGGGCGAGGCGGCGGTGCGCTGTCCAAACCCCCGGTGCCCGGCGCTCATCCGGGGGAAGCTCGGCCACTGGTGCGCGGCCCTCGAAATCGACGGCATCGGCGACAAGCTCATCGCCAGGCTGGTAAGCCTCGGCCTGGTCCATACGGTGGCGGATCTGTACGAACTGAGCGCAGAGCAACTGGCGGGCCTGGAGCGTCTGGGCGCCCGTTCGGCCGCCAAGATTGTCGAGCAACTGGACCGCTCGCACCGCCAGCCCTGGAGCCGGGTGCTCTATGGCCTGGGGCTGCGCCACATCGGTGCGAGCGTCTCGGTGGAGTTGGCCCGCGCTTTCGCAAGCGCCGATGCTCTCGCCCGAGCCGACCTGGCTGCTATCGCTTCGCTCTACGGCTTTGGAGAGGAGTTGGCCCGCTCGGTGGTCGAGTGGTTCGCGCAAGCAGAAAACCGCGCACTGCTCGAACGGCTCAAAGCCCACGGTCTACAGCTGGCCGGCGGCGGGCGGGCCGCCCAGAGCAGTGCCCTGGCGGGGCTCACCTTCGTGATCACCGGTACGCTGCCGACGCTGTCGCGCGAGGAGTGCACCGCCCTCATCGAGAGCCACGGCGGCAAGGTGACCAGTTCGGTGAGCAGCCGTACCAGCTACGTGGTGGCGGGTGAAAAAGCCGGCTCCAAACTCGCCCGTGCCCAGGATCTGAAGGTGGCCGTCCTGGATGAGGAGCAATTGCGGGCGCTCATCGAGACGCGTGAGATGCCGTGATCCTAGTTGACGACGTCTGGGAACCGCCCGCTGTCGGTATGCTGAGAAGATGCCGAGCGTGCCTCCCGTTCCGGCTCCACAATCGACATGAAGCAATTGCTTTACTGGGCCGCAGAAGCCCTGGCCGCCCTCAGCAGAAACCTGCGCTGGATGGGATGGAACCTCTTTCTGGCGCTGGTGCCCCTGGCGTTGAGTTTCTGGCTGTTCGATCCGAAGCGGCGGCGCTCACCGCTATGGTGGGGGGTGGCGGCGGTCTGGCTCGCCTTTTTGCCCAACGCCCCCTATGTTCTTACCGACGTCATTCACCTTATCGAGCAGATCCGCGGCCGAGGTTACTCCGCGTGGGTGATCACTTTGGCGCTCATTCCCCAGTACTTGTTATTTATCCTGGGGGGATTTGAAGCTTATGTACTGTCGCTGGTCCTGATGGGCCGCTACCTGCGGCGGCAGGGTTTGGCCCGGTTCATTCTGCCGGTTGAACTGGCCATCCACGCCCTCAGTGCAGTGGGCATCTACCTGGGCCGCTTCCAGCGCTTCAACAGCTGGGACATCATCACCCAGCCCGACGCCATCGTGGATGACCTGTTCAACGATCTCATCGACAAAGAGCCGCTACTGGTAATGGGGATCAGCTTTGCCGTGGTGGCGGGGCTTTACTACTTGCTCAAGGTCGTGAGCCTGGCGCTTATTTACTACTGGCGCAGGGGGCGTACCCCGGACGGCGCCGAGTGGACTGCGTAGGCTGTGGAAAAAGCAGTGCGACGGCCGTTCGCAACCGTGCTTATCGCCCTGCACAAACTGCTGTGGGGTATGGCCCTGGCAGCTGACAGCGACAGGCAAGCCGACTGAAAACTTTGGTAGCCAACTAGCTTGGCACGAAAGTCTGTGGAGCGAGAGGCGGAACCCCCTTCGGGTTCCCCTCTCGCGCTCTCCTCCTCCCCGCGTCGAGGGGCTGCCGGCCCCCCGACACCCCCCGGACTCAATGGCGAGGTGGGCGGGCGGGTCGGCGGGTGGGATGGGCTTATCTTTCCGGTGCGTGCACGACGCGTGTCGACTGCGGCGATGGGGCCGGCTTGTCGTTGGGCTGCGAATGGATTGGGGAGCGAAGCGGTGGAGGCAACGGCCCTACGGTCTTAAACCTGACCCCTCAGTTCACCCCCAGGCAGAACTGGGTGCCTTTGCCGCCTTCGATTTTGGTCCTGCTGCAGGCCCAGCTGTCGACTTCGCCCATCTGTTGCTCCTTGATCCCGGCGGAAGCGCGGACGAACTCGGCACCCTTGCTCACCTCCGGCAGCGCCTCCGCCGGGAGGTTGGCCTTGGCGAACGCCTCGAATTCCTGGGCGCGCTCCGGCTCGGTGAAGTTGGCCACCAGTCCCGGCAGGTACTTGTAGCGGTTGAAAAAGGCACGCTTGTCGAGCAGGGCTTTATAGTTTTGCTTGGCGAACTCCCAGGCCATCTCCCGGTGCTCGCCGCTGCCGGCCACCTGCAGCACCAGGTTGGTGGACAGGTTGGGCTCCTCCTCGCTCTTGAGCGAAAGCGCCAATGTCTGCTGAGCGAGTTTCGGGTCGAGCGCCCCGGCCAGCGCCGCGTAGTAGTTGCGCTTCTCTTCGGTGCTCTGGGTTTTGCGAGCCAGCGAAAGCAACTGATCGTAGGTGGCCTGGTCGGCGTAACGACCCACGACGCTCAGCACCGGCGGACGCAGGTTGGGGGCAAGCGACTCGGGGGCGCGCACAAAAGCTTCGAAGCGGCGGCGCGCCTCGGCGACGACGGCTTCGTCTTTGAACTTGCCCAGGGAAGCGAGCACGCTGCTCCTGAGCAGGCCGGTCGTCTCGAGCTCGCCGGGTTGGGCGTCCCAACCGACGCGCTGGTAGACCGGTTGCAACAGCGCCCGGGCATAGGTCTGGAAAGGCTCGCGGCCCGGCTGGCCGATTTGCAGCCGGTCGATTTCACCCAGGGTGGCGAGGATCTGCTGCCAGACCGCCAGGTTGGTATCCGCTTTGGCCGCCTCCGCCAGGCTCAGGTAGTCGCGCGCCCCCGCCTGCTTCGCCTGCACCAATGCCCAGGTGTCGCTGAGCAAATTCACCCGGTCCGCCGTCTGCAGGCGCGAGAAATTTTGCTTGAGCTGATTGAACAGGTCGCCCTCATACTTCACCCGGTAGTAGCCCGTGTCGCCCCGGTTGAGCTTGACTGGCGCTCCGCAACCCTCGGCGGTGGTGGTGGCCGTCTTATCGGCGAGCAAAAAAGATTCCACTTTGTCGCTGCCCACTTCGCCGTAGGTGATGGGCACCTTCCACAACAGCGCCTTGGCGTTCGGGTCGTTGACGGTGAAGCGGTCCTGCCTGAGGGCGAGCCGTTGCTTGCCCCCCTCGCAGCGCGAGGACACCGTCACCACCGGAAAGCCCGGCTGCTCGGTCCAGCCGGCGGCGATCGCCTGCACCGGCTGGCCGGAAGCCTCTTCGAGCGCCGCCCACAGATCGGCGGTGGTGGTGTTCGAGAGGGTGTGGGCCTTCATGTAGCGGCGGATGCCGTCACGAAATTTGGCTTCGCCCAGGTAGGCTTCGAGCATGCGGATGAACGCTTCGCCCTTTTGATAGGTGATCTCGTCGAAGGCGCTCGCCGCCTGGGCCGGATCGGTGACCGGCTGCTGGATGGGATGGGTGGTGGAGCGGGCGTCGGACTGCATGGCGACATTTTTGGCGGCGTTCGCCCGCAGCCAGACTTCCCACTCGGGGTTGAAGTGGTCGGTGGCCTTGGTGTCCATCCAGGAGGCGAAGCCTTCGTTGAGCCAGAGATTGTCCCACCAGGCCATCGTCACCAGGTTGCCGAACCACTGGTGCGCCACTTCGTGGGCGACGACGTTGAAGATCGCTTCTTTGGTGCTCTGGGAGGAGCGGGCCGGGTCGTAGAGCAAAATCGCTTCGTTGTAGGTGATGCCGCCCCAGTTTTCCATCGCGCCGCCAAATCCGCCGGGGACGGCTATCTGGTCGAGCTTGGGCAGGGCGTAACCCACGCCGAAGTAGTCGTTGTAGTAGGGCAGAAGCTTTTTAAGCGCCTCCTGGGCGTAGCGGCCGTTCTGGCTTTTGCCTTCGGTGGTGACCACGCCGATTTTGACCCCCGACGCCTGGTCATCGAGGGATTCCAATTCACCCGCGCACAGCACCAGCAGATAACTGGGCATCTTCGGGGTAGGGGCGAAGGCAATCGATTTGAGGCCGCCCCCCAGGCGCTTCTCGCTCGCCACGGGCATGTTGGAGACCGCCTTGAAGTTCTCGGGCAGATTGACCGTGAGGGCAAAGGGCGTGCGGAAGACCGGCTCGTCCCACAGCGGAAACATCCGCCGCGCGTCGGTGGGCTCCATTTGGGTGCCGAACATCAGCTTCTCGCCTTTGTCGGTTTTGTAGCGCACGTAGTAGAGCCCCTCGGCCTGGGCGTTCACCTGGCCCACAAAGGCCAGGGAAAGTTTGTGGGGACCGGTCGCAATCGGCCGGGCAAAGGTGATGGTGGCGGTCTGCTTCGCCGGATCGATTTTGACGGTGCCGGGTAGTTGGCCGTCGAGGCGGGCTTTGTCGACTTTGAGGTTGAGGGCGTTGAGCACCACGGTGCGGGTGGGCTTGCGCACCTCGATGTCGATCACTTCGGTGCCGATCGTGGTCAAACTTTTGGGGTCCGGGGTGATCTCGACCGCGTAGCGTGTCGGAATCACATCGCGCGGCAGCTGCCCGGGGGTGGTCGCAAACGAAAATTTTGGCTCGGCCTGTGCCGGCACTGCCAGCACAGCGATGATGGCCAGCCCCGTAAGACCCGTCAGTTGGCGAAACATGGATACCTGCACCTTTTCACGGAATACTCGCACGGCCGACCGACCGCGCCCAAAGTCAGTATGCAGTCGAGCGGCAGGGCAATTTGGTTCCCCATGACCCGAATCAATCGCCCGAACGTCCTGAACCGGGCTCAATCAGTGCTGTGATGCGGGCCAGGGATGCGTCGAGATGGGCGCGGGTGAGCGCGTCGAGCTTGCCCGCTGCGAGCGCTCTGCGGATCTGGGTGCGCAGGGCCGTCAGATCGGCGCGCGCCAGGCTCGCGGCATCCTCGGGAGGGGCTGACGCTCCGCTCGCCGCGGCAATCCCGAGGGCGGACCAGAGCGCTGCCTGGGGATTCGGCCCGACCAGGGCGAGCAGTTGGGCGAGGTGGGCACGCTGAAGATTGCGCCGGAAGCTGCTGATGCTTTGGTGGCGGGCGACTTCTTCCCAGATGACCGAGCGCACGTTGCTGAACATATCGGCCAGGGTGAAGCGCGGCTGGCCTTTTGGGTAGTGCAGCGGCAGATCCGCCAGCCGCTGCAGGGCGATCGGATGGTAGAGCCGCCCCAGGGCGCGCTTTTGGATGTCGAGCACCTGATCGTGCACCGGATAGTCGATGCGGGCGATGTAAAAAGGCGTGTTGCTGAAGTCCTCGAAGCGCTCCGGCGGCAGCTGATTGAGCAGGCTGGGCGAAAAGGCGAAAGCCCGGGCGCCAAAGATATAGCGGCCTAAAAAGGCGAGTGCCTCGTGCTGGCGGGCAGCACTCACCGGCTCGAAGGGCAACTGGTCGCCCGCGTCGCCCCGGTGGTGGCGGCGGTGGTAGAGGCCGCCCACGAACTTGGGCACCGAGGCGGCGGCGGTGGCGTGGGCGCGCAACGCCTGGGAAAAGAGCCGGCGCATCTTCTGGTAGCGCTCGCCCTTGCGCAGGTAGCCGCGCTCGGCGGTGGCGAGCAACTCGCCCGCCATCTCGATGCGCTCGCGATAAAAGCGAATCGGGTCGGAACCGAGATCGAAGGGACTGGTCACCGGGTCGATGCCCCGTGCGTCGAAGCCGAAGGCGTCCTCGTCGGTGCCGTAGGGTAGGTTGCGCTCGGCGATGCGCGCGAGCCCCACGGATTCTTCGGTCGCTTCGAAGGGCTTATAGGCGTAGGCGATCGCCCAGTAGTCGTACTCGCCCAGGCCGCTGTTCCAGAATTCGCCCTGGGGTTTGCCCCGCGGGGCAAGGTTGACCGGGTTGTAGTCCATGACTGAGGCGGATACCCCAGTTTTTTGGGTGCGGGAGCGATCGTGCAGGTGGGTGTGGGTGTGGGCGGCGCTGGCGCGGAAATTGTGCCTGAGACCCAGGGTGTGACCGACTTCGTGGGCGACCAGGGCGCGAATGGCATCGTGGATGTACGCTTTGGCTTCCCGTGCGCTGGGATCGAGCCCTCCTAAGCGCGCCGCAAGCACGCTCCAGCCGAAGGCCGCCTCCGAGGCAAGCCCCGCCTGAAACTGGCACAGCTGCGAAACGGGTAAGCGGGTGAGCAGGGGCGTGAGGGCGGCGGGACCGGCCAGCGGGGCGACATAATCCTCCCGCTCGCGCACCAGGTAGCGCACCAGATCGGCGCTGATGCGGATATCGGCGTCGTAGATCTGGCCGGTGAAAGGGTTGGCGCGGGCGGGACCGACGGCGTAGGCGCCCCCCGGATTGACAATCCAGCGCACGGTGTTGTAGCGCACGTCGGCTGGATCCCACTCGGCATCGTCGGGTTGCTGACGCACTTCGAGGGCGCCCTGGATGCCGATGCCCTCGAAGGCGCGGTTCCAGAGGAGCACCCCCTCGCGCACCGCCTCGCGGTACTCCAGCGGCACGGTGCGCTCCAGCCAGAAGACGATGGGCTGTTTGGGGGGCGAGAGGGCCGCGCTCGGGTCGGCCTTTTCGAGGTGCCAGCGGTTGATATAGCGAACGTAAGGGGTCTCGGCGGTCGGGTCGGTGTAGTCCTGGTGCAGCGTCAAAAAGTGACCCACCCGGTCGTCGGCCGGCCTCGGCCGGTAGCTCCCGCCGCTTTCATTCAATGTCGAGAGGCTGTAGCGGTAGCGGTGCTGCATGCTGCGCCCATCGGCGATCCGCCCGTCGGTCCCGCGCGGGCGATTGTTCTTGAAGTGCAGCACCGCCTCGATCTCGACGTTGAGCGGGAAGGCGCTCACCGGCCCCAGATAGCTCTCGTTCCGATCGAATGCAAAGTCGATCTTGTGGCGGCCTAGGGCGTTGGCCACCCCCGCATAGTCCTGCACAAAAAAACTCGACAGATCCACCAGAACGCTTTTGCGCTCGGGGTGCGGTCGACTCTCGATCTTGGCTGAACCGACAATCGAACTGGAGACCGCCCGCTCGACGGCGCGGCCAATCGGGGTGCCGGTCTCGGCGCGGTAGTAGACGTTTTTGTGAATCAGTTGAATCCGTTTGCCGACGCGCTTGAAAATAAATGGAAAGTTGTCGAGCATTGCCCCCGAGTCGAAGTACAACCCGTCGCCCGCTTCCAAAGTGACATTGCACAAGAACAACCGCTCAAACTGCTCCGGGGCGATTTCAATGAGCACCCGGTTCTCTTCGAGGTTGGTGTAGACCGTGAACAGTCCCTGGCTGGCGCGGTAGCCGCGCACCACCTCGTCGAAGGATTTTTCGTCCTCCCGGACGGCCGCAGCAAGCAACCCACCCCCGGAAGCGCTCAAAGCAGGCGTCTGGGCGGCGGCAGGTACAGCAAGCAGCAGGAAATGGCCAAGAACAGCCAGAATACACAGGTGAGATTGCATTTGCGTTTTTACATCGGATGGATGGGAGATATCCGGTAAACTTCCAGACAACCGCAGCGCTCGCAGCTTTGTGCTAAAGACTAGCACAGCCAGAATCAGCTACATCGCCTACCCCATTCAGATGAAATATTTCGTTTGATTGCTGGAGCCCTGGGCCGGTGGGCGGGGCGAGGGTGACCAACCTTTCGGGCTGGCGGACGAGGGCTTCTTTGGTCGCCTTGTCAAGGCGTTTGATAGCCGCCTCCAGGCGCAAAGCGGCGCTGCGATCGGCCACCGGCCAGCTGGCGGCGAGGCGGTCGAAACCCGCCATGCGTACAGAGCGTGCCCCTTTGCCGCTCGCGTGCAGGCGCAGGCGCGCTTCGAGATCGGCCGTCTGGCCGCAGTAGAGCGCACCGTTGCGGCAGCGCACCAGGTAGACCCAACAGCTCATCCGCCCTCCGGCACAATCGATCGACGCGCCGAGGGCCTACACTGAACAAACCCCGGTCGGCGATCCCACCGGCGGTACACACTATTCTGCGGTGGCCGATGCCCATTGTGTTCGGACCGCCGCCCAGCGGCGTGATCGCTGTGCTGCTGTGGCTGGCGCTCGTTTATGGACTGTTGCAGCTGGTGCGCGGCACCAACCGCGGCCTGCGGCGCGTTCAACGCTTCCATGCGATCCCCTGTACCCGCTGCCGCTACTTTACTGGGGAAACGGTACTCAAATGCCCGGTCAATCCCAAGGCTGCCCTCACCGAACAGGCGATCGGCTGCACCGACTTTGTCGGCGAAGTCGACTGAGAAGTACCCGGCTGTGAGAAAATTGCGATGCCCTTGAACCACAACGGTCTCTCTATAGATTGCGCCTGATACCCCGCCTTAGAAGTGGCGAACGCTAATTCTGGAAATTGACCGCTTCTGAGATCAGTAGGCACCAGACGATGGACACCGGCGGAATGGTTGGGGGGCTAGCCAGGATTTCGGGCTGCTGTATAATTATCCCGGCCCACCTCGGGATCGGCTGCTCAAGATTACTCCAAACTGGGTAGCAATCGCTGAAAGCCCCTCCATAATTGGGTTGCATTGCGCGGCCTTTGGCCCGACCTTGACTGAGGATCCTCCATTCCTTTCCACGATGTCAATGCTTGACGGAGGTGCAGCGCGGAACCCCCGGCCACCGACGCTAAGCTACGCTCTAGTGAAATGTGAGTACTATCTATGACCTTAGAAGAACTGATTCAGCAGCAGACAACTGTAGAAGAGCTGGTCCAGCAACTGCGGGCAACGCTGTTGCGGCTGGCGGATGCGGGTATGGATGTGACTATGCACTTCCGATCGGATGGGTTTGTCGCTGAGGTGGATTACAACGGGTTGTTTCCTCCGTTCGACAACTAGATCCGGGCGAGAAAGCGTCGCGATTTACCGCTTGAGGTGCCACAATCTGGGAGGTTGTCAACCAGAGCAGGTAGCACACGGCCATGCCCGATTTGGACCAGCGGACGATAGTGCCCGGCGGCTCTCGCGATGTCGGCGAGTTCGCCTTTGAGCCGCTCGACGATTTGCGGATCGTCTCGGTGAGTGAGATTCCTCCTCCAGTGCAACTGCGCGAGCAATTGCCTCTGGATGCGGCTGCCCAGAATACAGTGCGCCGGGGCCGCTCGCAGATTCGCGCTGTATTGGGCGGCTTTGATTCACGCCTGTTGGTGGTGGTCGGCCCCTGTTCGGTGCACGACGCCGATGCGGCGCGCGAGTACGCCCAGAGGCTGGCCGAGTGCGCCCGCCGCTATGCGGACGAACTGCTCATCGCCATGCGCGTTTACTTCGAGAAACCGCGCACCACGGTCGGCTGGAAAGGACTCATCAACGATCCCGGCCTCGACGGCAGCTGTCGTATCGGTGAGGGACTGACCACCGCCCGCGCGTTGCTGCTCGACATTGCCCGGCTCGGACTGCCGGCGGCCACCGAATTTCTCGACCCGATCACCCCCGAGTACATCGTCGATCTGATCAGTTGGGGGGCGATTGGGGCGCGCACGGTCGAAAGTCAGGTGCACAGGCAAGTGGCTTCGGCGCTTTCCTGTCCGGTGGGTTTTAAAAACGGCTCCTCCGGCGACATCGCCGTTGCCGTCGAAGCGGTGCTCTCGGCGCGCAACGCCCATCAGTTCCTTTCGCACACCCGCGAGGGTCGCACGGCTATCGTGCTGACCAGCGGCAATCCCGATTGCCATGTCGTGTTGCGCGGCGGCAAAAACGGCCCCAACCACTCGGCTGAACATCTCGCGCAGGCAGGGCGGTTGTTGCGCGAGGCGGGCTTGCCGGAGCGGGTGATGGTCGACTGCAGCCACGCCAACAGCTCCAAAGATCACCGCCGCCAGGGGGAAGTCTGCAAACAGTTGGCGGCACGGATTGCCGAGGGGGATATGCGGATGATGGGCCTGATGATCGAAAGTCACCTAGTCGAAGGGCGGCAGGAGTTAGGCGACGGCTGCAACTTGCGCCACGGTCAGAGCATCACCGATGCGTGCATCGGCTGGGAACAGACAGAGCAATTGCTTACCGGCCTACACGAGGCGGCCGGCGCTAGACGGTGTAAGCCGGCCGTCCGCGCCGAGTTGCTGGTTTGATGCCACAAGTCAAGGCTTGAGCACAACCTTGATACAGTCGTCTTTTTGATCGCGGAAGGTCCGGTAGCCTTCCGGTGCGTCGTCGAGTTTGAGGCGGTGGGTGATCACGAAAGTCGGATCGAGTTCGCCCTGCACGATGCGTTCCAACAGTGGTTGCAAGTAGCGGTGGACATGGGTCTGGCCCATCTTGAAGGTAAGCCCCTTGGCAAACGCCGCCCCCATGGGCATCTTGTCGAGTAGGCCGCCGTAGACGCCGGGGATCGAGACTGTGCCGCCTTTGCGGCAGGCGACGATTGCCTGGCGCAGGGCGGCGGGCTTGTCGGTCTCCAGCTTCAAGGCGTTCATGACGTTGTCGTAAATCCCTTCGATGCCGCTGCCGTGGGCTTCCAGACCCACCGCGTCGATGCAGTGGCTCGGCCCCCAACCGCCGGTCATTTCTTTAAGGGCCTCACCCACCTCTACCTCGTCGAGGTTGAGCACCTCGGCACCCCCCTGCTCCTTGGCCATTTTGAGGCGCTTGGGATGGCGGTCGATACCGATCACCCGGTCCGCCCCGAGCATGTAGGCACTTTTAATCGCAAACTGCCCAACCGGCCCGCAACCCCAGACCGCCACCGTGTCCCCCGGCTGGATGTTGCAGTTCTCCGCCGCCATATAACCGGTCGGAAAGATGTCGGTCAAGAACAACACTTGCTCGTCCGTCAGGCTTTCGGGTACCTTCATCGGTCCGGTATCCGCGAAGGGAACCCGCACGTACTCCGCCTGTCCGCCCGCGTAGCCTCCGAACAGGTGCGAATACCCAAAAAGCCCGGAACCGGAGGTAGATCCGTAGACTTTCTCGGCCATCCAGGCATTGGGGTTGGAGTTGTCGCACAGCGACCACAGCGTCCGCTCGCAGAAGTGGCAGTGGCCGCAGGCGATGGTGAAGGGCACCACCACGCGATCGCCCTTGCGCAGGTTCTTGACGGCCGCCCCGACTTCGACCACTTCGCCCATGAATTCGTGGCCAAGAATGTCGCCTTTTTGCATCGTCGGGATCACCCCGTCATAGAGGTGCAAATCCGAGCCGCAGATGGCCGTGGAGGTTACTTTGATAATGGCGTCGCGAGGATAAAGAATGGCCGGATCCGGGACGGTCTCAACCCGCACATCGCCCGCACCGTGCCAGCAAACCGCTTTCATAATCGCTCCTATGGGTGGATTAGCGCTGACCGGTGGGTTGGCCGTCGGTGGAAATAAGCTCGCCCGCTTCCATAAGTTGTTTGAAGCGGCGCAGATCGTCGTAAAGCTGCTGCGAAGTTTCCTCACCGGCGAACCAGGCTAGGACCGTTCCCAATTTTCCGGCAGGTGGATCGTAGGTGATCGTCACCTGCACCTGCGTGCCACCGTCCGGAGCCGGGCTGAACCGCACCAAACCGGCGTTTGCAACATCCGATCCTTCGAGCGAGCGCCAGGCTATCCGCTCGTTTTCTTTTTCTTCGACAATCTCTGCCAACCACTCAGCAGTGCCACCGCCCGGAGACTTTACAGCCCACCGCGAACGCCGCTCATCGACGATCTGCACCGACTGCAAATGGCCCATAAAGCGAGGCAGATTCTCA harbors:
- a CDS encoding GIY-YIG nuclease family protein — its product is MSCWVYLVRCRNGALYCGQTADLEARLRLHASGKGARSVRMAGFDRLAASWPVADRSAALRLEAAIKRLDKATKEALVRQPERLVTLAPPTGPGLQQSNEIFHLNGVGDVADSGCASL
- a CDS encoding 3-deoxy-7-phosphoheptulonate synthase; its protein translation is MPDLDQRTIVPGGSRDVGEFAFEPLDDLRIVSVSEIPPPVQLREQLPLDAAAQNTVRRGRSQIRAVLGGFDSRLLVVVGPCSVHDADAAREYAQRLAECARRYADELLIAMRVYFEKPRTTVGWKGLINDPGLDGSCRIGEGLTTARALLLDIARLGLPAATEFLDPITPEYIVDLISWGAIGARTVESQVHRQVASALSCPVGFKNGSSGDIAVAVEAVLSARNAHQFLSHTREGRTAIVLTSGNPDCHVVLRGGKNGPNHSAEHLAQAGRLLREAGLPERVMVDCSHANSSKDHRRQGEVCKQLAARIAEGDMRMMGLMIESHLVEGRQELGDGCNLRHGQSITDACIGWEQTEQLLTGLHEAAGARRCKPAVRAELLV
- a CDS encoding zinc-dependent metalloprotease; this encodes MQSHLCILAVLGHFLLLAVPAAAQTPALSASGGGLLAAAVREDEKSFDEVVRGYRASQGLFTVYTNLEENRVLIEIAPEQFERLFLCNVTLEAGDGLYFDSGAMLDNFPFIFKRVGKRIQLIHKNVYYRAETGTPIGRAVERAVSSSIVGSAKIESRPHPERKSVLVDLSSFFVQDYAGVANALGRHKIDFAFDRNESYLGPVSAFPLNVEIEAVLHFKNNRPRGTDGRIADGRSMQHRYRYSLSTLNESGGSYRPRPADDRVGHFLTLHQDYTDPTAETPYVRYINRWHLEKADPSAALSPPKQPIVFWLERTVPLEYREAVREGVLLWNRAFEGIGIQGALEVRQQPDDAEWDPADVRYNTVRWIVNPGGAYAVGPARANPFTGQIYDADIRISADLVRYLVREREDYVAPLAGPAALTPLLTRLPVSQLCQFQAGLASEAAFGWSVLAARLGGLDPSAREAKAYIHDAIRALVAHEVGHTLGLRHNFRASAAHTHTHLHDRSRTQKTGVSASVMDYNPVNLAPRGKPQGEFWNSGLGEYDYWAIAYAYKPFEATEESVGLARIAERNLPYGTDEDAFGFDARGIDPVTSPFDLGSDPIRFYRERIEMAGELLATAERGYLRKGERYQKMRRLFSQALRAHATAAASVPKFVGGLYHRRHHRGDAGDQLPFEPVSAARQHEALAFLGRYIFGARAFAFSPSLLNQLPPERFEDFSNTPFYIARIDYPVHDQVLDIQKRALGRLYHPIALQRLADLPLHYPKGQPRFTLADMFSNVRSVIWEEVARHQSISSFRRNLQRAHLAQLLALVGPNPQAALWSALGIAAASGASAPPEDAASLARADLTALRTQIRRALAAGKLDALTRAHLDASLARITALIEPGSGRSGD
- a CDS encoding zinc-dependent alcohol dehydrogenase, producing the protein MKAVCWHGAGDVRVETVPDPAILYPRDAIIKVTSTAICGSDLHLYDGVIPTMQKGDILGHEFMGEVVEVGAAVKNLRKGDRVVVPFTIACGHCHFCERTLWSLCDNSNPNAWMAEKVYGSTSGSGLFGYSHLFGGYAGGQAEYVRVPFADTGPMKVPESLTDEQVLFLTDIFPTGYMAAENCNIQPGDTVAVWGCGPVGQFAIKSAYMLGADRVIGIDRHPKRLKMAKEQGGAEVLNLDEVEVGEALKEMTGGWGPSHCIDAVGLEAHGSGIEGIYDNVMNALKLETDKPAALRQAIVACRKGGTVSIPGVYGGLLDKMPMGAAFAKGLTFKMGQTHVHRYLQPLLERIVQGELDPTFVITHRLKLDDAPEGYRTFRDQKDDCIKVVLKP